In the Gossypium arboreum isolate Shixiya-1 chromosome 10, ASM2569848v2, whole genome shotgun sequence genome, one interval contains:
- the LOC108488355 gene encoding major pollen allergen Bet v 1-E-like: protein MGVVTYDYENTSPVAPARLFKAFTVEAPKVWPTAAPNAVKSIEVEANPSSGSIVKINFVEGLPFQYMKHQIGGHDESNFSYSYDLIEGGPLGDKLEKISYENKFEAAAGGGSICKSSMKFYTVGDNVITEDEIKALIKGSEGVYKPVEAYLLANPEACN, encoded by the exons ATGGGTGTTGTCACTTATGACTATGAGAATACCTCCCCAGTCGCCCCTGCCAGGCTTTTCAAGGCCTTTACTGTTGAAGCTCCGAAAGTTTGGCCCACGGCTGCACCAAATGCAGTCAAGAGCATTGAGGTTGAAGCTAATCCTAGCTCTGGAAGTATAGTAAAAATCAACTTTGTTGAAG GCCTTCCATTCCAATATATGAAGCACCAGATCGGAGGACATGATGAAAGTAATTTTTCATACAGTTACGATTTAATCGAAGGTGGGCCTTTGGGGGATAAGCTTGAAAAAATTAGCTATGAGAACAAGTTTGAGGCAGCTGCAGGTGGAGGAAGTATTTGCAAGAGCTCAATGAAATTCTACACTGTTGGCGATAATGTTATCACTGAAGACGAAATCAAGGCTCTCATTAAAGGGAGTGAAGGAGTTTACAAGCCTGTTGAAGCTTACCTCTTGGCTAATCCCGAAGCCTGCAACTAG